A DNA window from Coffea arabica cultivar ET-39 chromosome 6c, Coffea Arabica ET-39 HiFi, whole genome shotgun sequence contains the following coding sequences:
- the LOC113692776 gene encoding cyclin-dependent kinase F-1-like, which translates to MDLPPSKSWSIHTRREIISKYQILDHVGSGAYSDVYRARRLSDNLTVALKEVHDYQSAFREIEALQTLQNCPNVVVLHEYFSAEDEDAVLVLEYLPTDLSDVIREAKRGEWKDQGLRTGEIKRWMVQILCGVDACHRNSIVHRDLKPTNLLISADGVLKLADFGQARILLAPGYFAIGENSQSHEQRSPNDAIVANPPETNPSTDSADDEGQVIQAEPLRKEEARGLSDELREGDFLDEGDKESNIPDGDVSCLATCTASDMEEDPFKNYAYEAEEDENEGLGPLTSCVGTRWFRAPELLYGSTTYGTEIDLWSLGCIFAELLSLEPLFPGTSDIDQLGRIISVLGNLSKEVWPGCRELPDYKTISFGEVENPIGLESCLPNRSTDEILLVKKLLCFHPANRATAMELLQDKYLTEEPLPVPTSELRIPSKHSDQDEGSPVEWGDYRAFDSDSDFDDFGPVDVTKTNEGFSIRFS; encoded by the exons ATGGACCTTCCTCCATCCAAGAGCTGGAGCATCCACACTCGCAGAGAAATCATCTCAAAGTATCAGATCCTAGACCACGTGGGCTCAGGCGCCTACTCCGACGTCTACCGAGCCCGCCGCCTCTCCGACAACCTCACTGTCGCCCTCAAGGAAGTCCACGACTATCAGTCCGCTTTCCGGGAGATCGAGGCCCTGCAGACGCTTCAGAATTGCCCCAACGTCGTCGTTCTGCATGAGTACTTCTCGGCCGAGGACGAAGACGCCGTGCTGGTGCTCGAGTATTTGCCCACTGATTTGTCCGACGTCATAAGAGAGGCCAAAAGGGGTGAGTGGAAGGATCAAGGGTTGAGAACCGGGGAAATCAAGAGGTGGATGGTTCAGATACTTTGTGGGGTGGACGCGTGTCATCGGAATTCGATCGTGCATAGAGACTTAAAACCCACTAATTTGTTGATTTCGGCTGATGGGGTCCTTAAGTTAGCTGATTTTGGACAG GCTAGGATACTTCTTGCCCCTGGATATTTTGCTATTGGCGAGAATTCTCAATCTCATGAGCAAAGATCTCCAAACGATGCAATTGTAGCTAATCCACCTGAAACCAATCCCTCTACAGATAGTGCGGATGATGAAGGTCAAGTGATTCAAGCGGAACCTCTAAGGAAAGAAGAAGCTAGAGGTCTATCAGACGAGCTCAGGGAGGGAGATTTCTTGGATGAAGGTGATAAAGAAAGCAATATTCCTGACGGAGACGTTTCCTGTCTTGCTACTTGTACTGCAAGTGACATGGAAGAAGATCCTTTCAAGAATTATGCATATGAGGCTGAAGAGGATGAAAATGAGGGGTTAGGCCCTCTTACATCATGTGTGGGAACCCGTTGGTTTAGGGCCCCTGAGCTGCTGTATGGCTCTACAACCTATGGAACAGAGATTGACTTGTGGTCATTGGGCTGCATATTTGCAGAGCTTTTGAGTCTGGAACCACTTTTTCCTGGAACCTCGGATATTGATCAGCTGGGTAGAATTATCAGTGTTTTGGGAAACTTATCAAAAGAAGTTTGGCCTGGTTGCCGAGAACTTcctgattacaaaacaatttcATTTGGTGAAGTAGAAAATCCAATTGGCTTGGAATCATGTCTACCTAATCGATCTACTGATGAAATTCTACTTGTCAAGAAGCTGCTCTGTTTTCATCCTGCAAATAGAGCAACAGCTATGGAATTGCTCCAAGATAAGTACTTGACTGAAGAACCATTACCAGTCCCTACATCCGAGCTGAGGATTCCTTCTAAACACAGTGATCAAGATGAGGGTTCCCCTGTTGAGTGGGGTGATTATAGGGCCTTTGACTCAGATTCTGACTTTGATGATTTTGGTCCAGTGGATGTGACAAAAACTAACGAAGGTTTTTCAATTCGGTTTTCTTGA
- the LOC113693785 gene encoding rac-like GTP-binding protein ARAC7: protein MSASKFIKCVTVGDGAVGKTCMLICYTSNKFPTDYIPTVFDNFSANVAVDGNIVNLGLWDTAGQEDYSRLRPLSYRGADIFVLAFSLISRASYENVLKKWMPELRRFAPNVPIVLVGTKLDLREDRGYMADHFGSNIITSAQGEELRKQIGAAAYIECSSKTQQNVKAVFDTAIKVVLQPPRRKEMARKRRQRSSGCSIVRGIVCGGCAA, encoded by the exons ATGAGTGCTTCAAAGTTCATAAAATGTGTGACGGTGGGAGATGGAGCTGTTGGAAAGACTTGCATGCTCATTTGTTACACTAGTAACAAGTTCCCAACT GATTACATCCCTACGGTGTTTGACAACTTCAGTGCGAATGTGGCTGTGGATGGAAATATTGTAAATTTGGGATTATGGGATACTGCAG GTCAGGAAGATTACAGCAGGCTGAGACCTCTGAGTTACAGAGGTGCAGACATTTTTGTGTTGGCCTTTTCTTTAATCAGTCGGGCTAGTTATGAAAACGTCCTCAAGAAG TGGATGCCGGAACTTCGTCGCTTTGCACCCAATGTTCCGATTGTACTCGTTGGTACAAAGTTAG ATCTTCGCGAGGACAGGGGGTATATGGCTGATCATTTtggttcaaacatcatcacCTCCGCCCAA GGCGAGGAGCTGAGGAAGCAAATAGGCGCAGCTGCTTACATAGAGTGCAGCTCGAAGACGCAGCAG AATGTGAAAGCTGTATTTGATACTGCCATAAAAGTTGTGCTTCAACCTCCAAGGAGGAAGGAAATGGCACGAAAGAGAAGACAGAGAAGCTCTGGCTGCTCCATCGT CAGGGGGATTGTATGTGGAGGATGTGCTGCCTAA
- the LOC113693786 gene encoding peroxiredoxin-2B gives MAPIAVGDVIPDGTLAYFDEQDQLQSVSIHSLAAAKKVILFAVPGAFTPTCSLKHVPGFIEKAEELKSKGVAEVICISVNDPFVMKAWAKTFPENKHVKFLADGSGTYTKALNLELDLSDKGLGIRSRRFALLVDNLKVIVANVEAGGDFTVSGADEILKAL, from the exons ATGGCACCAATTGCAGTCGGTGATGTGATCCCCGATGGAACCCTGGCCTACTTCGACGAACAAGATCAGCTCCAGTCTGTCTCCATCCACTCCCTTGCCGCCGCCAAGAAGGTCATCCTCTTCGCCGTCCCCGGTGCCTTCACTCCCACCTGCAG CCTGAAGCATGTTCCTGGGTTTATTGAGAAAGCCGAGGAGTTGAAATCCAAGGGCGTTGCCGAAGTTATTTGCATTAGCG TGAATGACCCCTTTGTGATGAAGGCTTGGGCAAAAACTTTCCCTGAGAACAAGCATGTCAAATTTCTGGCTGATGGCTCTGGAACCTACACCAAGGCCCTCAACCTTGAGCTTGACCTCTCTGACAAGGGACTCGGTATTCGCTCCAGGAGGTTCGCTCTCTTGGTGGATAACCTCAAGGTGATTGTTGCTAATGTTGAAGCTGGGGGTGATTTCACCGTCTCTGGTGCTGATGAAATCCTCAAGGCTCTCTAA
- the LOC113692432 gene encoding protein NRT1/ PTR FAMILY 1.2-like isoform X2, giving the protein MELCSDSMTTVQQVSKRKGGLITMPFIIANEAFERVASVGLHINMILYLTGEYHFDNATGASILFWWAAISNFLPTFGAFLSDSYLGRFRVIALGTVVSLLGQAALWLTALLPEARPPHCPHYPDNCAKPNAGQLALLFSAFALMSIGAGGIRPCSLAFGADQFDNPENPKNQRILQSFFNWFFNKACIARNLDGGLEADGSIWDPWKACTVEQVENLKALIKVLPIWSTSIMIAVTISQNSFPLLQAGTMDRRIIGNFKIPPAWLYVFAVLTMGIWVAIYDRILVPWLAKYTKHKRGLSFELRIGTGLFLSCLATGMAAAVERTRRNRAISLGLAENPLSVVNMSVFWLAPQYCMTGLAEAFNAIGQIEFYYAHFPKSMASIGVALFALGLAVGNLVASLIVLIVDHASKTDGKPSWVSNNLNEGHYDYYYWVLCLLSFVNFFYFIFLYLFVDCYGEEKFRDNNEGECMEEKEEASAKSVSNVF; this is encoded by the exons ATGGAGCTTTGTTCAGATTCCATGACGACCGTCCAACAGGTCTCAAAGCGGAAAGGAGGCCTTATTACCATGCCGTTTATCATAG CAAATGAGGCATTTGAGAGAGTTGCAAGTGTTGGCCTTCACATAAACATGATCTTGTACCTGACAGGCGAGTATCACTTCGATAATGCCACAGGTGCAAGCATTTTGTTTTGGTGGGCAGCCATTTCAAATTTCCTGCCTACCTTTGGAGCTTTTCTTTCTGATTCTTACTTGGGTAGATTTCGCGTGATTGCGCTCGGAACAGTTGTTAGCCTCCTT GGACAAGCTGCTTTGTGGTTAACAGCCTTACTTCCAGAAGCAAGGCCTCCTCATTGCCCGCACTATCCAGACAATTGTGCCAAACCAAACGCAGGCCAGCTTGCTCTCCTCTTTTCAGCTTTTGCACTGATGTCCATTGGAGCTGGAGGCATTAGGCCATGCTCTTTAGCCTTTGGGGCAGATCAATTTGATAACCCTGAGAACCCAAAAAATCAGAGAATCTTACAGAGCTTTTTCAACTG GTTCTTCAATAAAGCTTGCATTGCGAGAAACCTCGATGGAGGGTTGGAGGCTGACGGATCAATTTGGGATCCCTGGAAAGCCTGTACAGTTGAACAAGTAGAAAACTTGAAAGCCCTTATCAAAGTACTACCAATCTGGTCTACTAGCATCATGATTGCCGTAACTATTAGCCAGAATTCTTTCCCTTTGCTCCAAGCAGGCACCATGGATAGGCGCATAATTGGAAACTTCAAAATTCCACCAGCCTGGCTCTATGTCTTTGCAGTCCTAACAATGGGAATATGGGTGGCTATCTATGATCGAATACTCGTTCCTTGGCTAGCCAAGTACACGAAGCACAAACGTGGCCTTAGCTTCGAGCTGAGGATCGGAACTGGCCTATTTCTTTCTTGTCTGGCCACAGGAATGGCAGCGGCAGTAGAAAGAACCAGAAGAAACAGAGCAATTAGCTTAGGATTAGCAGAAAATCCACTATCAGTAGTGAACATGTCTGTTTTTTGGTTAGCACCACAGTATTGCATGACTGGATTAGCCGAGGCGTTCAATGCTATTGGGCAGATAGAGTTCTATTATGCTCATTTCCCAAAGAGTATGGCTAGCATTGGAGTGGCCCTTTTTGCATTGGGACTGGCTGTTGGGAACTTGGTAGCAAGTCTGATTGTGCTGATAGTGGATCATGCTTCTAAAACTGATGGAAAACCTAGTTGGGTTTCGAATAACCTTAACGAAGGTCACTATGATTACTATTATTGGGTACTTTGCCTTCTGAGCTTTGTCAATTTCTTCTACTTTATCTTCTTGTACTTGTTCGTCGACTGTTACGGGGAAGAAAAGTTCAGAGATAACAATGAGGGAGAATGcatggaggaaaaagaagaagcaagtGCCAAGTCAGTCAGCAATGTCTTCTAG
- the LOC113692432 gene encoding protein NRT1/ PTR FAMILY 1.2-like isoform X1, producing MELCSDSMTTVQQVSKRKGGLITMPFIIANEAFERVASVGLHINMILYLTGEYHFDNATGASILFWWAAISNFLPTFGAFLSDSYLGRFRVIALGTVVSLLGQAALWLTALLPEARPPHCPHYPDNCAKPNAGQLALLFSAFALMSIGAGGIRPCSLAFGADQFDNPENPKNQRILQSFFNWYYASVAISVIIAIIVIVYIQNKLGWVLGFGVPVALMLVSTITFLLGSKLYVVVKANKSLMTGFAQVLVVAWKNKHLALPPKNSDGGYHHEKGSNLVSPTEKLRFFNKACIARNLDGGLEADGSIWDPWKACTVEQVENLKALIKVLPIWSTSIMIAVTISQNSFPLLQAGTMDRRIIGNFKIPPAWLYVFAVLTMGIWVAIYDRILVPWLAKYTKHKRGLSFELRIGTGLFLSCLATGMAAAVERTRRNRAISLGLAENPLSVVNMSVFWLAPQYCMTGLAEAFNAIGQIEFYYAHFPKSMASIGVALFALGLAVGNLVASLIVLIVDHASKTDGKPSWVSNNLNEGHYDYYYWVLCLLSFVNFFYFIFLYLFVDCYGEEKFRDNNEGECMEEKEEASAKSVSNVF from the exons ATGGAGCTTTGTTCAGATTCCATGACGACCGTCCAACAGGTCTCAAAGCGGAAAGGAGGCCTTATTACCATGCCGTTTATCATAG CAAATGAGGCATTTGAGAGAGTTGCAAGTGTTGGCCTTCACATAAACATGATCTTGTACCTGACAGGCGAGTATCACTTCGATAATGCCACAGGTGCAAGCATTTTGTTTTGGTGGGCAGCCATTTCAAATTTCCTGCCTACCTTTGGAGCTTTTCTTTCTGATTCTTACTTGGGTAGATTTCGCGTGATTGCGCTCGGAACAGTTGTTAGCCTCCTT GGACAAGCTGCTTTGTGGTTAACAGCCTTACTTCCAGAAGCAAGGCCTCCTCATTGCCCGCACTATCCAGACAATTGTGCCAAACCAAACGCAGGCCAGCTTGCTCTCCTCTTTTCAGCTTTTGCACTGATGTCCATTGGAGCTGGAGGCATTAGGCCATGCTCTTTAGCCTTTGGGGCAGATCAATTTGATAACCCTGAGAACCCAAAAAATCAGAGAATCTTACAGAGCTTTTTCAACTGGTATTATGCTTCTGTGGCAATATCGGTCATCATTGCAATCATAGTCATAgtgtatattcaaaataaacttGGGTGGGTTTTGGGATTTGGAGTTCCCGTGGCCCTCATGTTGGTTTCAACTATTACGTTTTTATTGGGTTCTAAACTATATGTCGTGGTCAAAGCGAACAAGAGCTTGATGACTggttttgctcaagtattagtCGTGGCCTGGAAAAACAAACACCTAGCTTTGCCACCAAAAAATTCAGATGGAGGGTATCATCATGAGAAGGGGTCTAATCTCGTTTCTCCCACTGAAAAACTACG GTTCTTCAATAAAGCTTGCATTGCGAGAAACCTCGATGGAGGGTTGGAGGCTGACGGATCAATTTGGGATCCCTGGAAAGCCTGTACAGTTGAACAAGTAGAAAACTTGAAAGCCCTTATCAAAGTACTACCAATCTGGTCTACTAGCATCATGATTGCCGTAACTATTAGCCAGAATTCTTTCCCTTTGCTCCAAGCAGGCACCATGGATAGGCGCATAATTGGAAACTTCAAAATTCCACCAGCCTGGCTCTATGTCTTTGCAGTCCTAACAATGGGAATATGGGTGGCTATCTATGATCGAATACTCGTTCCTTGGCTAGCCAAGTACACGAAGCACAAACGTGGCCTTAGCTTCGAGCTGAGGATCGGAACTGGCCTATTTCTTTCTTGTCTGGCCACAGGAATGGCAGCGGCAGTAGAAAGAACCAGAAGAAACAGAGCAATTAGCTTAGGATTAGCAGAAAATCCACTATCAGTAGTGAACATGTCTGTTTTTTGGTTAGCACCACAGTATTGCATGACTGGATTAGCCGAGGCGTTCAATGCTATTGGGCAGATAGAGTTCTATTATGCTCATTTCCCAAAGAGTATGGCTAGCATTGGAGTGGCCCTTTTTGCATTGGGACTGGCTGTTGGGAACTTGGTAGCAAGTCTGATTGTGCTGATAGTGGATCATGCTTCTAAAACTGATGGAAAACCTAGTTGGGTTTCGAATAACCTTAACGAAGGTCACTATGATTACTATTATTGGGTACTTTGCCTTCTGAGCTTTGTCAATTTCTTCTACTTTATCTTCTTGTACTTGTTCGTCGACTGTTACGGGGAAGAAAAGTTCAGAGATAACAATGAGGGAGAATGcatggaggaaaaagaagaagcaagtGCCAAGTCAGTCAGCAATGTCTTCTAG